Proteins encoded within one genomic window of Hevea brasiliensis isolate MT/VB/25A 57/8 chromosome 8, ASM3005281v1, whole genome shotgun sequence:
- the LOC110667086 gene encoding acetylglutamate kinase, chloroplastic-like: MSAASRPLNVSSSSFHLSSSVFSSYLRNPKPSNLTFFLPRSASSTIYLSIRATSLSPPATQRTAASTSTSQSVSPDRFRVDILTESLPYIQKFRGKTIVVKYGGAAMKVPELKASVVSDLVLLSCVGLRPVLVHGGGPMINHWLQLLNIQPLFHEGLRVTDAKTMEIVSMVGVGKVNKDFVSLINKAGATAVGLSGMDGRLLTARPTPNSAQLGFVGEVARVDSTILQPLVHNGHIPVIACVAADESGQSYNINADTVAGELAAALGAEKLILLTDVAGILENRDDPKSLVKETDIKGVKKMIAEKKVAGGMIPKVNCCVRSLAQGVRTASIIDGRVQHSLLHEIMSEEGIGTMITG, translated from the coding sequence ATGTCGGCGGCGTCCAGACCCTTGAATGTATCTTCTTCAAGTTTTCACCTTTCATCTTCTGTTTTCTCTTCATATCTCAGAAATCCCAAGCCCTCTAACCTCACTTTCTTTTTGCCTCGTTCGGCATCCAGCACCATATATTTGAGCATCAGAGCAACTTCCTTATCGCCGCCGGCCACCCAAAGAACCGCCGCTTCCACCTCCACCTCCCAGTCGGTGTCTCCCGATCGCTTCAGGGTGGACATTCTTACTGAGTCACTTCCTTACATCCAGAAATTCAGGGGTAAAACCATCGTCGTCAAGTATGGTGGCGCTGCCATGAAGGTTCCTGAACTCAAGGCTTCGGTGGTCAGTGATCTTGTCCTCCTTTCTTGCGTTGGTCTCCGTCCTGTTCTTGTCCACGGTGGAGGGCCTATGATCAACCACTGGCTCCAACTCCTCAACATCCAACCTCTCTTCCACGAGGGCCTCCGAGTCACTGATGCTAAGACCATGGAGATCGTGTCTATGGTCGGGGTGGGTAAGGTTAACAAGGACTTTGTCTCTCTCATTAACAAGGCTGGTGCTACTGCCGTTGGGCTTTCCGGTATGGATGGTCGCCTCCTCACGGCTCGACCCACCCCCAATTCCGCCCAGTTGGGTTTTGTCGGAGAAGTCGCCCGTGTTGATTCCACCATCCTACAGCCGCTCGTCCATAATGGTCACATCCCAGTGATTGCCTGCGTGGCAGCCGATGAGTCTGGCCAATCATACAATATCAATGCTGACACAGTGGCTGGGGAATTGGCGGCGGCTTTGGGGGCTGAGAAGCTTATTCTGTTGACGGATGTGGCTGGCATACTAGAAAATCGGGATGACCCAAAGAGTTTGGTGAAGGAGACTGATATAAAGGGAGTGAAGAAGATGATAGCGGAAAAGAAGGTTGCTGGTGGAATGATTCCTAAGGTCAATTGTTGTGTACGGTCACTTGCTCAAGGTGTGAGAACTGCTAGTATCATAGATGGGCGAGTTCAGCACTCTTTGCTCCATGAGATTATGTCAGAGGAAGGCATTGGAACCATGATCACTGGGTAA